In Rosa rugosa chromosome 4, drRosRugo1.1, whole genome shotgun sequence, the genomic stretch ttttattttgtgaaagaaaaaaattctgtaAAAAGGAATTTTTGCTGTGAATATACCCATCGAATAATGCCAAAATTTATGTGATAGCTTCAAATACAGTTGAGCTTGGATATCAAGTAGTAGTTAGAGAGGGCATCGAATTTCATTCTACAGAATAAAGATAAATGCTCTTAACCACTAGAGCTACATACTCTCATAAGCATATGATAAACACTTCAGAAGTTTGTAAAATTCTTAATATTTTTAAGAAAAAACGTGGTTTAGAGCTTTTGTTATCCGTGCTAAGTAATGCCGTTGCAACTCCAATTTTAATTGGCTTAGCTTCTTAACATATACAAAAATGGATTGTTCTTCCACATAGTTTACTTCCTCTTAGTAAACTTTGGGTGTGATTTCTGGGTGGATGATGTTACAGAATCTAACTCTGTTTTGTGTAGCATGGCAAGTGTAATTTGACAGTGGAAAAGATGTGGAGATGAAATTGATTGTAAAGCATTTTCCTCTCTACTTGCACTGGAAACTTAAGCAAGGTGATTGTCATAGACCAATTGAAGCTTGCTGGCTAAAGAGAAACAGAAAGTAGAACCTTCATAAGTTGTATCTTACAGGAGTGAGCTGTGATTGTCAATTTGAATATTATAATCAAAGACCAAAGTTCAACACTTTGAGATCAGTTTTGATTTTGGAAAGAATAATCGAGTTTCATTTTTCGATATAAAGATAAATACTGTTAACCACTAAAGTTAGATGTTCTAAAAAATAAGCTTCTTATAAACATTTTAAAACTTCGTACcatttacaaaaagaaaagaaaaagttgttAACTTTTGTTATTCATGTCAAATATTGTCATTTCAACTCCAATTTTGGCTTAGcttaacaaaatcaaaactgCCTCCCATTTTTTTCTTCCGCATAGTTCACTTCCTCTTCGTATACTTTCGGTATAATTTCTGGGTGAGTGATGTTATAGAATCTTACTGTGTCATATGAAGTAGGGCAAGTCTAATCTGATGTGGAAAAGATATGATAATGATGTAGATTCTAAAGCATTTCCTCTCTATTTGCATTGAAATCTAAAGCATGGAGATTGTTCTGAAGCATATAACAATTGAAGCTGGGCTTCAGATAGACAAGGTAGAaacttcaaaataaaaaatccaatGAGTGTCAATATGTACAATTGAATTCAGTCTATGAGCCTTGTAGTTCCAGTGGGAGAGATCACTTgttttcatattcaccaagtcaaTCCTCCTTTGTACCAAAAAATAATTAAGTTTAGCTTATGTGCAAAAACAAAGTATACAAATCAGCCTATTATATGCACACCACACCACCAAGGCTTCCTCTTTATTCCAACTGTTTAATCACCCAAACGGCTCAAATTGAAACTCAAACTCACTTATTCTTTGCAGCCCGTATGACACAGAAAACAAAGTCACCCAGTCTGCACTCCAAGAATCCTGGATTGTATTATTGGAACAAATGCTGAAATGTGAGTAGGGGAAATCTTCCCTTCTTTTTGGTATTTTTGCTTTATATTTGAACTGTTACTTGGGAGATTTCGGAAGCGAAAGGTTTAAATTCAATTAGCATTTCCAGCAAGAAGCAGCAACAATAGGCCTTGATTTCCAACCAAGAACCAAGCAACCCTTTTCTTCCACAACAGTGTAGCCCTCACAAACCTTGTTCTTCCCTAGCCACTGCTTTGCTTGAGCCATCATCTTAATCGGTGCACCCTGAAACCCGGCACGGCTCATCCTCCTGCGCCACTGATCAACCCTCTCATGCCTCTCCACTCGTGCTGGTCCCTCACAGCTGATGATGTTCTTGATCTCCTCAGCAAAGTAGAATTGCTCCATCTTGGCACGCCTCGTGTCGTATTTGGGAAGCATTGCATCTAGTGAGTCAAATATTGCAGAGTAGTAATGCAATGCTTCCATAAACCTCCCAAGAAAAAAGGGTCCATTGTGGCTAGAGTCCTGCTCAACAAGAACTAGGATTTTTGGCGAGAGCTCATGAATCATCTGCAGAACTGAATTGAGAGCTCCCCTGCTTTCTTTCACCACACAGTGCAACTGAAGAATGCTATTGACAACTAGTACTTCACCCTCAAAAATTTTGATGTCTTCAGGCTTCAGGTTTTCCAAGTTGCTTTCTACACAAGAAAACTCCAGATTTATTCCTAAGTTGTCAGCATAAGCCTCAAGCTCTTCTCCTATAATTAGCAATCTGTCAGCGCACAGACCAACACCAGTTATCCGAAGGCGCGACACTGGTGGCTGGCCTGCGCGTGTAGCGAGGTTTTGGATCAGGCCTCGCCACTGATCGCCATGTGGCAGACCGAGGGTCATCCCAAGGTCTACCACATGAACAAAACTCTCTCCCTCAAGGGCTTCCAATATTGATGAGTTGGCCACAAAATGACCAAATTGAATATGTGGGCAAATTTCATAAACAAGGCGCAATGCCTCTTCCTTCTTGTCCATTAGAGCATAATCTTTCGCATTCAATTTTGATGGAACAAAACCAACTGCCCCGAGCGGTTGAACCAAGGCTAGCCGGCTGGCTAGGCCTTGGACAAAGCAAGACGCCACGCGCTGGAACGAAGAGCCAAACACCAAAGCATTGGCACGCAGCTCGGATAGTAAAGCAGATGCATGTGACTTGTCGCGGCAAGCAACAGCTTCAGCACAAGCAATGAGCAGCTGAACAAGCCTCATGCCATCAGCAGTTCCATCTTCTTGTTCAGCTCCATTTTCCTCGGCATTGATCATAGCCACTGCCGCCTCCTCAACAGCTTCAGCTGCAAGGTACCTTTGTGTGTAAGTCCATATATGATCCCGGAAATGAAGCCTTGGCAAGGTGGTCAAGCTATTAGTACTGCTGCTGCGGCTGATAATGCTGCTGTTGATACTGCTATTACTCGACACTGAGTCCGCAATACTTAGAGTCCTTTTCAGCTTCTTATGGTCCCGGCTTTCATGATCCGAATAGGGGTTGACCAAGGAAGAATCATTAGCACTGCCCTCCTCAAGTGATGACATGTAGGGATAAGAATAGCAAGCCATAGATGAATGATTATTAAGACCAAAGAGTTCAAGGCCACTCATTCGATTATCCTTCTCTCCCACTTTGCTTTCTACAAAAGATTTTCAATAACGCTCTGAAAGACCCTAATCCCAAGCAAGAACGGCTTTTATAGCCGAAAACCAGTTTTTCTTGTTGACGGTGTTTACAAAGCAGAGACAACATGAAAAACAAGAATTTGGACGATAAGATGTCACTCTTGAAAGAAACACACTAAATTCCAAGCTGTCACCCTCCGAGAATTTCGGATGCTTTGGTTCCTCTAGGCGGTGACTTATTTTTATTACATCTAGGCTGTAATTGGAAagtgtgtgtatgtatgtatatatatatacccagcTGATAGCCTTTTAGGTATCTGTACGTCATTTTCTGCATTGTCTTAATCNNNNNNNNNNNNNNNNNNNNNNNNNNNNNNNNNNNNNNNNNNNNNNNNNNNNNNNNNNNNNNNNNNNNNNNNNNNNNNNNNNNNNNNNNNNNNNNNNNNNNNNNNNNNNNNNNNNNNNNNNNNNNNNNNNNNNNNNNNNNNNNNNNNNNNNNNNNNNNNNNNNNNNNNNNNNNNNNNNNNNNNNNNNNNNNNNNNNNNNNAAAAAAATGAAcaatatgaatatgtatttttcacattatattttcaaaatttgcaggaacccaataaaggttgaatttatatacatgtgttatgcaaatcttttgttcgaatgtatgtgcaaatctattgactgaattacatgaaattttttttgttattgattgaagaaaaaaaaattgttgtttaaatcgaagcatgagtgtaatgaaaaaaaaagagccaaaataatttttttttagaaaaaagcCAAACTAATTTAgggtcattagattttggaaggataagatatatggtctttttctcaagaattacataacatgatttgacaaataagTGACATATAtaggtgacatggcatgacacataagattgaggccataaatcttagacctcattgaggccacaaatcattttcctaggGGAAATTACATATAGTAGCGTTGAGCTGCAATAACAGCTAGCAAAAAAGGAGgaggaaaataaaaacattcCTGAGTTATGGAACTCGCCAAATGCAGCCATTAAATGCATTGCCTTAATAGTCATATTAACTCCATATAACTACTAGAAATGACAAATATCAGTTTGTATTTTTTACGTCCGTAATTTTCATTACATTTCGTTTTAAACACGTATGTATCAAATTTTATAATTTGTCATTTCCGTATTTTATGTCCAAATTTTTGAAAGTTTTTTTCACTAAAAGTTACCGAATTATTCATATACGCAATTTTAACGTTTAATTTCCGTCCCGAATATTACTAATTATAGATTTATGTAAGTAGATTATCAAAAGTGATAATGTTAAGCCATTTTGTTGATAACATGAACCTAAACAGTTGAAAACTATAAACACTAGATACtaattagagcatctttagcaatactagccattttttaattaaaatttaccCAAAGTAGCTCAAAAGTCTTTTTTTGGCTAGCCAATTTAAAATATGTCTGCACCAGTTCTCTCTactttagctagttttgaatttatattatttaatgaatgaagaaaaattagtttaaatgtatttataaattacattaaACAATCAATagttttaaattaacaaaaataatagagagtcTTATCTCGCTCTTTATTTTTGCAAATGAGATAGCTAAAGGTTaaaatggagagccacttaggagtctagtGCAGTtgctaaaattgataaaaaaaaaaattaaacaactaaacatgctctctaaaatagttAAGGAGCCAAGAtcgagagtctgctaaagatactCTAAAGTGTACCATATTGTTTTTTTAAACCATATATCAGCCGATGCTGTAATATTAATTCCAAAGTTTTCATAGCATTCTTCGAAAACGGGTGCTATTAAAACTAGATTGTCCCCCATGAAAGTGTGTCTTCGTAAATTTAGGGCGTATCAACATTTCCATTATGTATTGCAATTTGCAGACCAACCCTATTTAAAAAGAATGAATGACAATAATATTTGAACGTTTCAATTGCCGGCATGCCTGAAACAATGAGAAACTACAAACACATAGATGTGAAAATTGGTGCTCGATCATGATAATGCATAGAGCCGTCATCGATCGAGCTCTCTACGCTTCTTAATTTATTGCATTTAATTGTATTATATTTCATTTAGTTGAACAATAATTCATGGATTCGATTCCTAATTATTATTCTAACCAAGGTTTATTGTTAACTTTGATATCATCATTGTCGCACATTCTATTAGGTTATCAAGTTTTGGAACAAGAAATATTATTGTTCAACTTGCTCAGTCAAGTGTCACTGCGCCTATTACTATCATGTAGCATTGCACCCAATGTAATGAagcaagaaaattaaaatatatattttacttGTGACACAATTATAAGCTAGAAATTGAGCCACGCATATGCCAGTGGCTTTGCAGCAGATGAGGCACCCAAGAAGTTTGGATTGATGTACCCTTGAAATAAACAACAACTGACACTAATGATTAACGAACAAGATCGAGTATATGTTTGTTAATTTGAACAAAATGTAACACAGGAAATAAAACATTTATCAAAATTCATTTGTGATATGGACTTCCTTAGTTCCTTGTGCTAGCTAGCTTGATATTGTAAGAATGTATACATACAGTATACATTAATAAATGTGAAAATGACTACACACTCCATCAGAGTTGATTAGACTGTTGTAAAGTTTAGCTGCGGATCGGCCGGATCCGGTCTTAAGAGGTTAGTGTTCTAGCCAGAGACGAAACCAGAAAATCATATTGAAGGGGGCTAAATTAACCTTAAGTTGCCAAGTTCTTcctcaaattcttcttcttaatgGGTAGAAATTCTTGTGTATTGGTCAGTATGAAATCAACCAAATATATACTATGCCTACAAATTAAGACTATTTTAAGTCTGGCTAATCAAAAGGTGAGAGACTACAGTTACATTGATTGACAGTTACATAAATGATCGACAATTAGAGCCTTATCAGGTTCTTGATTATGGGAAGTTAATGGCTGCTAGTTCAGTAGTTTGTCCGTTTCCCTTTGCTGAAgttaatcgctgggattgatagGCTTGATGAATTTTGGTTTCTGTTGGATCTGGGGATTGTCAAAACCCACTAGCTAGATGACGAAAAGTTATATCGAGTTCTGAATTAGTTGTTTAGAGGGTATCCAGAGCTCGAAATTTAAGCATATCAGAATAACTCAAAAGCAGTAAATAATTATACAAGATGCAATAGTCGCCAGTTTGAAGTGCTTGATTTGTATGCGCAAGGTTGGACAGACGAGCATGCTTGAAAGAGAATGAAATGAAAGCCAGCAATAGAAAGAACACTTCGCGAGCTGCTGGGTTTCTTCCTTTCTCATTGAAGTCGCCATAATTTCACAACCAAATTTACATACCTTGCTCAGGCCATTGAGGTTAAACCCAACCTCACTGCTTTCTGCACAGCTTTTGATCTTACTCCCAAATGCGCGCAGCATTCAACTCTATTCATTAATTTGAGGAATTTGATtgcatatattaattttttttttcttcagaaaaaTGGGGTGGGCTCAGCACAACCCAGCCCCACCCTAATTTCGTGCCTGGTTCTAGCCACAATTAACCGACACGGATCTATTGGTTAATCgagattataaatttataatggTGTAAATCTTGATTGTGAAAACTGTGAAGTAGTAGAATAACACTCAACTTCCACTATTATCGATCACTATTTAGTTCAGCAATTAGAATCGCTCAACTTTTAGGACGCATTAGTAACGTACCTAATTATAGTCATTGAGTATTCAATTCTATAGTTTTGCCATCGGCCTCtttcgagctccagaaagagcgCCGAGAAAGGCATGCAGATGCAGTTCTTGTGGCCACCACTGGTTCCAAGGCTTGCAGCATTTTGCGAAACAGGTGTTTCCACGACTCTACCGCCCAGTGGTGGATTAACATGAATTTGATTAATTCTAATCAAACATTGTTCTTTTATGCTTTGGCCATACAACTCGCATATTAAGCTACTAACGCATTGCGTGCTAGTGCATTGAACTACTGGGACAATGCATCTTGAACTACTCTCTTGCATTCCACTATTTACATCTTCGACAAATCGAACTACATACTTCACTTATACTATTTGTTTTTTGATATAAACGACACGTACTGCATATGAATTAGGATAGGATGGAGGGAGCTGAATGCCCCATGTGTTATGCATGTTACAGAACAGTGAACACGTTGTTGTCGCCTCCATGTTCAACTCGATCAATACGTTAATTTGTCTTCTGTATATATGTAAGTGCATGCAAGCTAGCTAGGTACATGCATATTCTGACTATGGCCAGACAGATCCACATGTCAAGTCACGCACGTACTTTTAGTAGTCTCATACTCTAGTGATCAAGCAGTATAGCGAGTGGAGTGACTAAATAGCAGAAGCTACGGTAGAGTGATACTAATTAAGAGTACTAGCTATTACAGTTGGCACTTGGTAGCATTTTTCTTATTGCCCTGACTTGACATTTTGACAATATGGCTTCAATCCCTTTAAGATGTCCTTCTTAGGAGAAATCTTCGATGAGTGACTTTATTTGCATGAGTTCACAGGCGATTGGAGTTTGGAGCAATGTTGCTATACCATTTGAAATTAAAGAGGAAACTCGATAAATGATCTAGTTATTTTGACGAAATCCATATTGCGTGTGTCTCCTCGTATCCGTAGACCATAGTCGTATCAACTAGTTCGAGTAAATTAATCAAATTCAACaagtttttttttactttatttaTCAGAATTAAACTCAACATGCAAGTAA encodes the following:
- the LOC133746497 gene encoding GRAS family protein RAD1-like, whose product is MSGLELFGLNNHSSMACYSYPYMSSLEEGSANDSSLVNPYSDHESRDHKKLKRTLSIADSVSSNSSINSSIISRSSSTNSLTTLPRLHFRDHIWTYTQRYLAAEAVEEAAVAMINAEENGAEQEDGTADGMRLVQLLIACAEAVACRDKSHASALLSELRANALVFGSSFQRVASCFVQGLASRLALVQPLGAVGFVPSKLNAKDYALMDKKEEALRLVYEICPHIQFGHFVANSSILEALEGESFVHVVDLGMTLGLPHGDQWRGLIQNLATRAGQPPVSRLRITGVGLCADRLLIIGEELEAYADNLGINLEFSCVESNLENLKPEDIKIFEGEVLVVNSILQLHCVVKESRGALNSVLQMIHELSPKILVLVEQDSSHNGPFFLGRFMEALHYYSAIFDSLDAMLPKYDTRRAKMEQFYFAEEIKNIISCEGPARVERHERVDQWRRRMSRAGFQGAPIKMMAQAKQWLGKNKVCEGYTVVEEKGCLVLGWKSRPIVAASCWKC